A genomic stretch from Mesomycoplasma neurolyticum includes:
- a CDS encoding lipoate--protein ligase has protein sequence MKIFVSKKYSPFFNLTIEEAIAKDEELQDDIIFFYQHDNAVIIGQNQNVHKEVKLDVLKNENIELYRRLSGGGAVYHDLGNLNFSFITKKDNSSYEKFLSPILEFLKSLNLDAKFKGRNDLVVNDAKFSGNAQFMHKNKIVHHGTILFNADLTKLSKVLNPSKLKMKSKGIESARQRVTNLLNEMHNKISFEEFFTKMLTFFKLKYNAEISDIPEKYLTKAEEFKKIRISDEWLYGKNPEFSFFNEAKTDGGILQISANIIKNKISEILFEGDFLSKKNLNEIRKRFVNVEYNKEVLTNLLNQIENLEDYFGNIKIEEIIRIMFGEESE, from the coding sequence ATGAAAATTTTTGTAAGTAAAAAATATTCACCTTTTTTTAATTTAACTATAGAAGAGGCAATAGCTAAAGATGAAGAATTACAAGATGATATTATCTTTTTTTATCAGCATGATAATGCTGTAATTATTGGACAAAATCAAAATGTACATAAAGAAGTTAAACTAGATGTTTTAAAAAATGAGAACATCGAATTATATCGTCGTCTTTCAGGTGGTGGAGCTGTTTATCATGACTTAGGAAATTTAAATTTTTCTTTTATTACTAAAAAAGATAATAGCAGTTATGAAAAATTTTTAAGTCCAATTTTAGAATTTTTAAAATCTTTAAATTTAGATGCTAAATTTAAAGGTAGAAATGATTTAGTTGTAAATGATGCTAAATTTTCAGGGAATGCACAATTTATGCACAAAAACAAAATTGTACATCATGGGACAATTTTGTTTAATGCAGATTTAACTAAATTGTCCAAAGTTTTAAATCCAAGTAAATTAAAAATGAAATCAAAAGGAATTGAAAGTGCAAGACAAAGAGTCACCAATCTTTTAAATGAAATGCACAACAAAATATCATTTGAAGAATTTTTCACAAAAATGCTTACTTTTTTTAAATTAAAATACAATGCAGAAATTAGTGATATACCAGAAAAATATTTAACAAAAGCTGAAGAGTTTAAAAAAATTAGAATTTCTGATGAATGATTATATGGTAAAAATCCAGAATTTAGTTTTTTTAATGAAGCAAAAACTGATGGTGGAATTTTACAAATAAGTGCAAATATCATAAAAAATAAAATTAGTGAAATTTTATTTGAAGGAGATTTTTTAAGTAAAAAAAATCTAAATGAAATTAGAAAAAGATTTGTTAATGTTGAATACAACAAAGAAGTACTAACAAATCTTTTGAATCAAATAGAAAATTTAGAAGATTATTTTGGTAATATAAAAATTGAAGAAATAATTAGAATAATGTTCGGAGAAGAAAGTGAATAA
- a CDS encoding FAD-dependent oxidoreductase: protein MKIISIGANHAGTSFLRTLKKVAPEHEVVAYDRNTDISFLGCGIALWVGGEFENPDGLFYSSIEELKSLGIDMKISHDVIQVNRSEKYVVVRNLETGEEFKDYYDKLVYAGGTWPIVPPFENVNLENILISKIFAHAKEIKAKAVDPTIKDVVIIGAGYIGIELVEAFHKYGKRVTLVDMQDRIIPNYFDSEFTSKVENSMASHGIRVRLGEKVEKFLTNDGVKVSGVVTDKDAYNADLVILAIGFRPNTDLIQGVDKLPNGAIKVDQFQRSLSDQDIYVIGDSASMIHSSTKEYANIALATNAVKTGIVAAFHLSGSDELPFPGYSGTNAINVFDYNYSSTGLTEVSASRVEGIKDNFAVEYFEDNDRPEFMKHHYPVWFKITYDKTTLRLLGAQIGSKGRAANHTEVMYALSLAIQQNLTLPQIALMDFYFLPHFNKPFNFIIQTILNSLNLNYHKK from the coding sequence ATGAAAATTATATCAATAGGTGCAAATCATGCTGGTACATCTTTTTTAAGAACATTAAAAAAAGTTGCACCTGAACATGAAGTTGTTGCATACGATAGAAATACTGATATCTCATTTTTAGGTTGTGGTATTGCTTTATGAGTAGGAGGAGAATTTGAAAATCCTGATGGTTTATTTTATTCAAGCATCGAAGAATTGAAATCATTAGGAATTGACATGAAAATTTCACATGATGTTATCCAAGTTAACAGAAGTGAAAAATATGTTGTTGTTAGAAATTTAGAAACAGGTGAAGAGTTCAAAGATTACTATGACAAATTAGTTTATGCTGGAGGGACATGACCAATTGTTCCACCATTTGAAAATGTTAATTTAGAAAACATCTTAATTTCTAAAATTTTCGCCCATGCAAAAGAAATTAAAGCTAAAGCAGTAGACCCAACAATAAAAGATGTTGTTATTATTGGAGCGGGATACATTGGTATTGAACTTGTTGAAGCATTCCACAAATATGGAAAAAGAGTAACTCTTGTTGATATGCAAGATAGAATTATTCCTAATTATTTTGATAGTGAATTTACATCAAAAGTTGAAAACTCAATGGCAAGTCACGGAATTAGAGTTAGACTCGGAGAAAAAGTTGAAAAATTCTTAACAAATGATGGTGTTAAAGTTTCTGGTGTTGTAACAGATAAAGATGCTTATAATGCTGATTTAGTAATTTTAGCAATCGGATTTAGACCAAATACAGATTTAATCCAAGGTGTAGACAAATTACCAAATGGAGCAATTAAAGTTGATCAATTCCAAAGATCATTAAGTGATCAAGATATATATGTAATTGGTGATTCAGCATCTATGATTCATAGTTCAACTAAAGAATATGCAAACATTGCTTTAGCAACAAATGCAGTTAAAACAGGTATTGTAGCAGCATTCCATTTATCAGGAAGCGATGAATTACCATTCCCAGGATACTCAGGGACAAATGCAATTAATGTTTTTGATTACAATTATTCATCAACTGGTTTAACAGAAGTTTCAGCATCTAGAGTTGAAGGAATTAAAGATAATTTTGCTGTTGAGTATTTTGAAGACAATGATAGACCTGAGTTTATGAAACATCACTATCCTGTATGATTCAAAATCACATATGATAAAACAACATTAAGATTATTAGGTGCTCAAATTGGTTCAAAAGGTAGAGCAGCTAATCATACAGAAGTAATGTATGCACTTTCATTAGCTATTCAACAAAATTTAACTTTACCACAAATTGCATTAATGGACTTTTATTTCTTACCACACTTCAATAAACCATTTAACTTTATAATTCAAACCATTTTAAATTCTTTAAACTTAAATTATCACAAAAAATAA
- a CDS encoding DHH family phosphoesterase, with amino-acid sequence MKKGSIQQVTEEILNHNNIVIFHHIRPDGDCLGAQFGLKELIQNNFPDKKVLAIGDKQNLFTFLDIEHDKIPNDDFLKNALAIIVDANFKDRIENRYLLDENKFKTVIRIDHHPNDDDLNAKSLWVDSSYVACCEQIAHLAFRNKWKVTPKAAEYIYLGIYTDSGRFLFNNTSHRTLLLTSKLWKTKADVNKIHSNITRSSLNDIRFNAYIQSNFKSLDNVVYYVLDLKKQKEFDKTPNQATRPNLLANIENFNIWLSFVQEEKNKWRVESRSNGPIVRDVAVKWGGGGHANASGAIINSKKKIELIVKDCQEVVNAWKLKNK; translated from the coding sequence ATGAAAAAAGGTAGCATCCAACAAGTTACAGAAGAAATATTAAATCATAATAATATTGTTATTTTTCACCATATTAGACCTGATGGTGATTGTTTAGGGGCTCAATTTGGACTAAAGGAACTAATACAAAATAATTTTCCTGATAAAAAAGTATTAGCTATTGGAGACAAACAAAACTTATTTACTTTTTTAGATATAGAGCATGACAAAATACCAAATGATGATTTCTTAAAAAATGCATTAGCTATCATTGTGGATGCTAATTTCAAAGATAGAATTGAAAATAGATATCTTTTAGATGAAAACAAATTTAAAACAGTAATAAGAATAGATCACCACCCAAATGATGATGATCTTAATGCTAAATCTTTGTGAGTTGATTCAAGTTATGTCGCTTGCTGTGAGCAAATTGCTCATTTAGCTTTTCGAAACAAATGAAAAGTTACACCCAAAGCAGCTGAATACATTTATTTAGGAATTTATACAGATTCAGGAAGATTTTTATTTAATAATACAAGCCACAGAACACTTTTGTTAACATCTAAATTATGAAAAACAAAAGCAGATGTAAATAAAATACACTCTAACATAACCAGAAGTTCTTTGAATGATATTAGGTTCAATGCATATATTCAATCAAATTTTAAAAGTCTTGATAATGTTGTTTATTATGTTTTAGATTTAAAAAAACAAAAAGAATTTGATAAAACACCTAATCAAGCAACAAGACCAAATTTATTAGCAAATATTGAAAATTTCAACATTTGATTATCATTTGTTCAAGAAGAAAAAAACAAATGAAGAGTTGAATCCAGATCTAATGGGCCAATTGTAAGAGATGTTGCTGTAAAATGAGGTGGTGGTGGGCATGCCAACGCTTCAGGCGCTATAATTAATAGCAAGAAAAAAATTGAATTAATAGTTAAAGACTGTCAAGAAGTTGTAAATGCTTGAAAGCTAAAAAATAAATAG
- a CDS encoding DHH family phosphoesterase — translation MKKGTWKNIVNAIEEMENIFIFHHIRPDGDCLGSQFGLGKLIQKNFPKKNVFFIGDSKNILNFLNFNHDDEKTIDSKFFKNSLGIVVDASSADRLEKVELIHSKKITKMARIDHHPNLADINYDINWVDSSYVAAAEMIGYLAMKAKWKITPEAAEYIYLGINTDSGRFLFANTSARTFSVVSHLLKNNLNLDRIHLNLAQKSLNLAKFNGEVLLNFKTKGKVNYYYVTREIQEKYNLKYEEASQVNILSNVGDSRIWIFFIDQADSFIRVRLRSNGPKVNIIGRQYNGGGHDQASGAMIKDPEIIDEIVEKAAKLAEEYINEKR, via the coding sequence ATGAAAAAAGGTACATGAAAAAATATTGTTAATGCAATCGAAGAAATGGAAAATATTTTTATTTTTCATCATATTAGACCTGATGGTGATTGTTTAGGTTCGCAATTTGGATTAGGTAAATTAATTCAGAAAAATTTTCCTAAAAAAAATGTTTTTTTTATTGGTGATTCAAAAAATATTTTAAATTTTTTAAATTTTAATCACGATGATGAAAAAACAATTGATAGTAAATTTTTTAAAAATTCTTTAGGAATTGTAGTGGATGCTTCTAGTGCTGATAGATTGGAAAAAGTTGAATTAATTCATTCTAAAAAAATAACAAAAATGGCAAGAATTGATCATCATCCTAATTTAGCTGACATTAATTATGATATTAACTGAGTAGATTCATCATATGTAGCTGCTGCTGAAATGATTGGTTATTTAGCGATGAAAGCAAAATGAAAAATTACTCCAGAAGCTGCTGAATATATTTATTTAGGAATTAACACAGATTCAGGGAGATTTTTGTTTGCTAATACTTCTGCTAGAACTTTTAGTGTAGTTTCTCATCTATTAAAAAATAACTTAAATTTAGATAGAATTCATTTAAATTTAGCACAAAAATCATTAAATTTAGCTAAATTCAATGGTGAAGTTTTACTTAACTTTAAAACTAAAGGAAAAGTAAATTATTACTATGTAACTAGAGAAATACAAGAAAAATATAACTTAAAATATGAAGAAGCTTCACAAGTAAATATACTATCAAATGTTGGTGATTCAAGAATATGAATTTTCTTTATTGATCAAGCAGATAGTTTTATTAGAGTTAGGTTAAGATCTAATGGTCCTAAGGTTAATATAATTGGTAGACAATACAATGGTGGCGGGCATGATCAAGCTTCAGGAGCTATGATTAAAGATCCTGAAATAATTGATGAAATAGTGGAAAAAGCAGCAAAATTAGCGGAGGAATATATAAATGAAAAAAGGTAG
- a CDS encoding glycosyltransferase family 2 protein has protein sequence MKKIKVIVIIATKNRSELLKKAILSVSSQTFAPHEIIVSSNSNILEEKQNEKELKNRFNFTFLENDGAKNYGANLNATLTYIISKKIEKKLEFQNTYIAFLDDDDFWEKEYLEKCVNKLNGKNDVDLVISNLNFINKNDKNEIFFSKLKVKKQLNYKDFLVTNPGIQGSNTFVKLNTLLEAGAFDENLSSTTDRDLFTRIFLLKPKIKFINDFLVNINTSHSKSRLTKDVKNKRDSFSKFFVKYGGLMNDNETKSFLERAKKFKVHLTVKNIQQKFKIRSRNTNNNDKFSSLKEKSDDENTIIFSFVSTSEKNLRKFIQNIIDFNYKNTKIVALANFENNNGYDHLYNDYKNIDLKLITLPEAKHFIKHNLKLNILKSQIKNNKNLNTIALARTTLQFMLYELIQKNEIAWILDDDMDFYEINFDGTKKIKKQVQIDKVISKYKDKCDALIGGYSNQPPLPFLSTLRTNLLDFVYFKYLNKNDIYDNKIYYKKDYYYDLTDEKNKTHWETPLRVDFDKTKTLDDIFAKKAQTRFLFNNSEKQIITKNRGGNTLIFNKNILKIPNISFLYNKKFARRSDFFWTILAKKEKFKIVSSTFTTFHENNFFKFNYADEIEKIIDDFIGYSFTKIYEHNGYVTIDEFNELFKLNFLKKSTNFVLCYFRIIGLLKIANDQKYSNFFNFKNLLKLIERFRKIIDEKNIKSNYTFWNFAFSKKLLLQNEDSLKNKIKKVFKIKNIKKLGSGNEAVVFHDDKWVYKIFYKLKNLDILNKVNESLKNLKKENQLIKVDVIKDKTNSIIKYPFEPKFQIYKSGYVLEIINLIKFLKKNNLEITNFKKENFIVVNDKLKWIDYGESFLHYDEEHFNKSMKIVYKMLKYPTNSQNFWKIIVLSHFCNKYQLIDYSNYGIEIFYRLFNDLRKEDIHDTLVKKIIEKHKPKNAFDYGAGKCRIANSLNEKIKFSAYDPDQKTIEANAKNNIEIYKDVNDIKKTFELINSNLVLCFVDDLEAKNIVQKINNLLEINGKAIISICNPFYNYVNKTETRLNGTQEYSKSHNFYKKTIFSTINEHHRNIKFYEALFEKWNFKINNVWETSGVNTESLNLIGEHLIFECTKVDKINAISKFEIELKDNLIFLNWKNSSPERIKKFFDSLKNQKNQNFTVLLFLNNCNERIKDYINFLIKYDVYLKEKIWIYKKDNLQEKRIYNEILNNKNFNKIIYINNNGAFYNEDSLDKIINSSNDFEYINVLRASIPWDFENILNIYKLKCFKVIKQKLYEYSNNFSLEEFIKNNIKKYSKKFIQNKDIMFYIDDLKEKIGVN, from the coding sequence ATGAAAAAAATAAAAGTTATAGTAATAATAGCTACTAAAAATCGTTCTGAATTATTAAAAAAAGCTATTTTATCAGTTAGTAGCCAAACCTTTGCGCCACATGAAATAATAGTTTCATCAAATTCAAATATTTTGGAAGAAAAACAAAATGAAAAAGAATTGAAAAATAGATTTAATTTTACATTTCTTGAAAATGATGGAGCTAAAAATTATGGTGCTAATTTAAATGCCACATTAACTTATATAATAAGCAAAAAAATTGAAAAAAAACTAGAATTTCAAAATACATACATTGCTTTTTTGGATGATGATGATTTTTGAGAAAAAGAATATTTAGAAAAATGTGTTAATAAATTAAATGGTAAAAATGATGTAGATCTTGTAATATCAAATTTAAATTTTATTAATAAGAATGATAAAAATGAAATATTTTTTTCAAAACTAAAAGTTAAAAAACAATTAAACTATAAAGATTTTTTAGTGACTAATCCCGGTATACAAGGATCTAATACATTTGTTAAACTCAACACTTTATTAGAAGCAGGTGCATTTGATGAAAATCTATCTTCTACAACAGATAGAGATTTATTTACAAGAATTTTTTTATTGAAACCTAAAATAAAATTTATTAATGATTTTTTAGTTAATATTAACACTTCACATTCCAAATCACGTTTAACAAAAGATGTAAAAAACAAAAGAGATAGTTTTTCAAAATTTTTTGTTAAATATGGTGGATTAATGAATGATAATGAAACAAAAAGTTTTTTAGAAAGAGCAAAAAAATTCAAAGTTCATTTAACAGTAAAAAATATTCAACAAAAATTTAAAATTAGATCTAGAAATACGAATAACAATGATAAATTTTCATCACTTAAAGAAAAAAGTGATGATGAAAATACAATTATCTTTAGTTTTGTTTCAACCTCAGAAAAAAATTTAAGAAAATTTATTCAAAACATTATAGATTTTAATTATAAAAATACAAAAATTGTTGCATTGGCTAACTTTGAAAACAACAATGGATATGATCATTTGTATAATGATTATAAAAATATTGATTTAAAACTTATAACATTGCCTGAAGCCAAACATTTTATAAAACACAATTTAAAATTGAATATTTTAAAATCACAAATCAAAAACAATAAAAATTTAAACACAATTGCTTTAGCAAGAACAACATTGCAATTTATGCTTTATGAATTAATACAAAAAAATGAAATAGCATGAATTTTAGATGATGACATGGATTTTTATGAAATTAATTTTGATGGCACTAAAAAAATAAAAAAACAAGTTCAAATTGATAAAGTCATTAGTAAATATAAAGATAAATGTGATGCTCTTATAGGAGGTTACTCTAATCAACCACCACTACCTTTTTTATCTACATTAAGAACAAATCTATTAGATTTTGTTTATTTTAAATATTTAAATAAAAATGATATATATGACAACAAAATTTACTATAAAAAAGATTATTATTATGATTTGACAGATGAAAAAAATAAAACACATTGAGAAACACCATTAAGAGTTGATTTTGACAAAACCAAAACATTAGATGATATTTTTGCGAAAAAGGCTCAAACTAGATTTTTATTTAACAATTCAGAAAAGCAAATTATTACAAAAAACAGAGGTGGTAATACCTTAATTTTTAACAAAAACATTTTAAAAATACCTAACATTTCATTTTTATATAATAAAAAATTTGCAAGAAGAAGTGATTTTTTTTGAACAATTCTAGCTAAAAAAGAAAAATTTAAGATTGTATCTTCTACTTTTACAACTTTTCATGAAAATAATTTTTTTAAATTTAATTATGCAGATGAAATAGAAAAAATAATAGATGATTTTATTGGTTATTCATTTACTAAAATTTATGAACATAATGGATATGTAACAATTGATGAATTTAATGAACTATTTAAACTTAATTTTTTAAAAAAAAGCACTAATTTTGTTTTGTGTTATTTTAGAATTATTGGCTTATTAAAAATTGCAAATGATCAAAAATATAGTAATTTTTTTAATTTTAAAAATTTATTAAAACTTATTGAACGTTTTAGAAAAATAATAGATGAAAAAAATATAAAATCAAATTATACTTTTTGAAATTTTGCATTTTCAAAAAAACTTCTTTTACAAAATGAAGATTCTTTAAAAAATAAAATAAAAAAAGTTTTTAAAATTAAGAATATAAAAAAATTAGGTTCTGGAAATGAAGCCGTTGTTTTTCATGATGATAAATGAGTTTACAAAATTTTTTATAAATTAAAAAATTTAGACATTTTAAATAAAGTAAATGAATCATTAAAAAATTTAAAAAAAGAAAATCAATTAATAAAAGTAGATGTAATTAAAGACAAAACCAATTCTATAATAAAATACCCTTTCGAACCAAAATTTCAAATTTACAAAAGTGGGTATGTCCTTGAAATTATTAATTTAATTAAATTTTTGAAAAAAAATAATTTAGAAATTACAAATTTTAAAAAAGAAAACTTTATTGTTGTTAATGACAAACTTAAATGAATTGATTATGGTGAGTCATTTCTACATTATGATGAAGAACACTTTAACAAAAGTATGAAAATTGTTTACAAAATGCTTAAATACCCAACAAATTCACAAAATTTTTGAAAAATAATTGTTTTAAGTCATTTTTGTAATAAATATCAATTAATAGATTATAGTAATTATGGAATTGAAATTTTTTATAGGCTTTTTAATGATTTGAGGAAAGAAGATATACATGATACATTGGTAAAAAAAATAATAGAAAAGCACAAACCAAAAAATGCTTTTGATTATGGTGCTGGTAAATGCAGAATTGCAAATAGCTTAAACGAAAAAATAAAATTTTCAGCTTATGACCCTGATCAAAAAACTATAGAAGCTAATGCTAAAAACAATATTGAAATTTATAAAGATGTTAATGATATTAAAAAAACATTTGAGCTAATAAATTCGAACTTAGTTCTTTGCTTTGTTGATGATTTGGAAGCAAAAAATATTGTACAAAAAATAAATAATTTATTAGAAATAAATGGCAAAGCAATTATTAGTATATGTAATCCTTTTTATAATTATGTAAACAAAACCGAAACAAGGTTAAATGGGACTCAAGAATATTCAAAATCTCATAATTTTTATAAAAAAACTATTTTTTCAACAATAAATGAACATCATAGAAACATAAAATTTTATGAAGCTCTTTTTGAAAAATGAAATTTTAAAATTAATAATGTATGAGAAACTTCAGGTGTTAATACAGAAAGTTTAAATTTAATTGGTGAGCATTTAATTTTTGAATGTACTAAAGTAGATAAAATAAATGCTATTTCAAAATTTGAAATTGAATTAAAAGATAATTTAATATTTTTAAATTGAAAAAATTCTTCGCCAGAAAGAATTAAAAAATTCTTTGATTCATTAAAAAATCAAAAAAATCAAAATTTTACAGTGCTTTTATTTTTGAACAATTGCAACGAAAGAATAAAAGATTATATAAATTTTTTAATTAAATATGATGTTTACTTAAAAGAAAAAATTTGAATTTATAAAAAAGATAATTTACAAGAAAAAAGAATTTACAATGAAATTTTAAATAATAAAAATTTTAATAAAATTATTTATATTAACAATAATGGTGCTTTTTATAATGAAGATTCACTAGACAAAATAATTAATAGTTCAAATGATTTTGAATATATAAATGTTCTAAGAGCTTCTATACCTTGAGATTTTGAAAATATTTTAAACATTTATAAATTAAAATGTTTTAAAGTTATTAAGCAAAAATTGTATGAATATTCAAATAATTTTAGCTTAGAAGAATTTATCA